Proteins from a genomic interval of Helicoverpa armigera isolate CAAS_96S chromosome 9, ASM3070526v1, whole genome shotgun sequence:
- the LOC110378720 gene encoding uncharacterized protein LOC110378720 isoform X8: MASRGDKGNGNGEEQIVETLAEVFRCFICMEKLVDAHLCPHCSKLCCYACVRRWLTEQRSQCPHCRAALHLHELVNCRWVEEVTQQIETMQQSNSASQRESFRDRCPTHQEKLTVYCWTCRRCICHQCALWGGTHSGHTFKPLEEVYEQHVTQIRDEVSQLRRRLMELISLVQDVERNVESVRAAKDERVREIRNAVELMISRLDSALKAKLLTLMGQKNSLTQETEQLEHLLQEIEHQLHSSTRSELIAKSGELSKMIHQVRKKPMASFVTAPVPADFHSEIVPSYDSSTFPLTNFTQLQHAAAPVYSAPLHVNGLCWRLKVYPDGNGVVRGNYLSVFLELSAGLPETSKYEYRVEMLHQVSRDPSKNIVREFASDFEVGECWGYNRFFRLDLLASEGYLDPETDTLILRFQVRPPTFYQRCRDQQWYINQLITMQNQHILQINDLKERLSLEMSRNSIAATRAQNGSTTPQSNSGSNDTDNPSQNNPVDGNSLSDSIVFGNQWKFSAPHNIMSGQRLASPVVVNTGMFAEESRNNDVSSAAGGAFGYGDYPPLERRPAHAQHATHALDAGYNLPSTSRSANSLHVSGTDNMALVSLHTLLSAANAPSRVPSKLASKRQPEPRPDKHHVPAKESTLTAVSSSPVTETSNPATTNVVLCSSISSPELNASAKLEPGEPAPQHPLHAASESSSDTGDLMFSELEVFADENNPSHVDENSNEENDVDDETMSGENDIESAGGAGGAGSGADILRRLVCAVAGRVTPAGSDGVAPAPLAARAERDPQLSTAAHTDMLLLNLMRMNGLTPKHSRHSGSKRHWSGSAGSSESGASRRTCRAPASPAPPAPRPRRPPPLSPGQLRHRPGARHPATSCTVSQFGGSSPGTPERGAVSPVSAALHDYWPSVSSVSDNDDVDAVLDYNVNTDAQHVLNDTLFDMLLNSLSIEGGNSSGSARAATPPAQPWSPPAAPPDRAD; this comes from the exons ATGGCCTCGCGAGGAGACAAAGGGAATGGAAATGGCGAGGAGCAGATCGTTGAG ACATTGGCGGAGGTGTTCCGCTGCTTCATCTGTATGGAGAAGCTGGTGGACGCACACCTCTGCCCGCACTGCTCGAAGCTGTGCTGCTACGCGTGTGTGCGACGATGGCTGACGGAGCAGCGCTCGCAGTGCCCGCACTGTCGCGCAGCCTTGCACCTGCACGAGCTCGTCAATTGCCGCTGGGTCGAGGAAGTCACCCAGCAAATCGAGACGATGCAGCAGAGCAACTCCGCTAGTCAGAGGGAGAGCTTCAGAGATAG GTGTCCCACGCATCAGGAGAAGCTGACTGTGTACTGCTGGACATGTCGGCGCTGCATCTGTCACCAGTGTGCTCTGTGGGGAGGCACCCACTCGGGACACACCTTCAAGCCGCTAGAGGAGGTGTACGAGCAACACGTCACTCAGATCCGTGATGAAGTGTCCCAGTTGAGGCGTAGACTAATGGAGCTTATCAGTCTGGTGCAAGATGTG GAGCGTAACGTGGAATCAGTACGTGCTGCCAAAGATGAGCGAGTGCGCGAGATTCGGAACGCCGTGGAACTAATGATATCGCGCCTGGACTCCGCTCTGAAGGCTAAACTCCTCACTCTGATGGGCCAGAAGAACAGCCTGACGCAGGAGACGGAACAACTTGAACATCTACTGCAAGAGATTGAACATCAACTGCATTCTAGTACTAG gtctGAATTGATAGCCAAGAGTGGCGAACTTTCGAAGATGATTCACCAAGTTCGAAAGAAGCCGATGGCTAGCTTCGTGACTGCTCCCGTACCGGCCGATTTTCACAG TGAAATCGTCCCGAGCTACGATAGCAGCACGTTTCCCCTCACGAACTTCACGCAGCTGCAGCACGCGGCCGCCCCCGTCTATTCAGCACCTTTGCACGTGAACGGACTCTGTTGGCGCCTGAAGGTCTACCCTGATGGAAACGGCGTCGTCAGGGGAAACTACCTCTCGGTATTCCTCGAACTAAGCGCTGGATTACCTGAAACTTCCAa ATACGAGTACCGTGTGGAGATGCTGCACCAAGTGTCCCGCGATCCCTCCAAGAACATAGTGCGCGAGTTCGCGTCCGACTTCGAAGTTGGCGAGTGCTGGGGCTACAACCGCTTCTTCAGGCTCGACCTGCTCGCCAGCGAGGGCTACCTCGACCCTGAGACTGATACTCTTATACTTAG ATTCCAAGTGCGTCCGCCGACGTTCTACCAACGTTGCCGCGACCAGCAGTGGTACATCAACCAGCTGATCACCATGCAGAACCAGCACATCCTGCAGATTAATGATCTCAAAGAG CGTCTCTCCCTGGAAATGTCCCGCAACTCAATCGCGGCGACTCGTGCGCAGAACGGCTCCACCACTCCGCAGTCGAACTCTGGCAGCAACGACACGGACAACCCTTCTCAGAACAACCCCGTCGATGGCAACAGCCTGAGCGACTCCATCGTGTTCGGCAACCAGTGGAAGTTCAGTGCCCCACATAATATTATGAGTGGACAGAGACTTGCTAGTCCAG TGGTAGTGAACACTGGCATGTTCGCGGAGGAGTCGCGGAACAACGACGTGTCgtcggcggcgggcggcgcgttCGGCTACGGCGACTACCCGCCGCTCGAGCGACGCCCCGCGCATGCGCAGCACGCCACACATGCGCTAGACGCCGGGTACAACCTGCCCTCTACGTCACG ATCAGCGAACTCCCTGCACGTGTCGGGCACAGACAACATGGCTCTGGTGAGCCTGCACACTCTGCTGAGTGCCGCCAACGCGCCCAGCCGCGTGCCCAGCAAGCTGGCCAGCAAGCGCCAGCCCGAGCCCAGGCCGGACAAGCATCATGTGCCTGCTAAGGAGTCTACCCTTACCG CGGTATCCAGCAGCCCAGTAACCGAAACCAGTAACCCAGCCACCACCAACGTGGTGCTGTGCTCGTCCATCTCGTCTCCGGAGCTGAACGCGAGCGCCAAGCTGGAGCCCGGCGAGCCCGCGCCGCAGCACCCCCTGCATGCTGCGTCCGAGAGCAGCAGCGATACTGGG GATTTGATGTTCAGCGAACTAGAAGTGTTCGCCGATGAAAACAACCCCAGTCACGTGGACGAGAACTCTAACGAAGAGAACGATGTCGACGACGAAACTATGTCAG GTGAGAACGACATCGAGtcagcgggcggcgcgggcggggcggggTCGGGCGCGGACATCCTGCGGCGCCTGGTGTGCGCGGTGGCGGGGCGCGTGACGCCGGCGGGCTCGGACGGCgtggcgcccgcgccgctcgccGCGCGCGCCGAGCGCGACCCGCAGCTGTCCACCGCCGCGCACACCGACATGCTGCTGCTCAACCTCATGCGCATGAACGGACTCACGCCCAAACATTCCAGACATT CAGGCAGCAAACGTCACTGGTCGGGCAGCGCCGGCAGCTCGGAGAGCGGCGCCAGTCGACGCACGTGCCGCGCCCCCGCctcccccgcgccgcccgcgccccgcccgcgccgcccgccgccgctgTCGCCCGGACAGCTGCGCCACCGCCCCGGCGCCAGGCATCCCGCCACAT CATGCACAGTGAGCCAGTTCGGCGGGTCGTCGCCGGGCACGCcggagcgcggcgcggtgtCGCCGGTGTCGGCCGCGCTGCACGACTACTGGCCCTCCGTGTCCTCCGTCAGCGACAACGACGACGTCGACGCCGTGCTCGACTACAACGTAAATACTGATGCTCAGCATGTGCTTAAT GACACGCTATTCGACATGCTGCTGAACAGCTTGTCGATCGAGGGCGGCAACTCGAGCGGCTCCGCCCGCGCCGCCACGCCCCCCGCGCAGCCCTGGTCCCCGCCCGCCGCTCCGCCCGACCGCGCGGACTGA
- the LOC110378720 gene encoding uncharacterized protein LOC110378720 isoform X5, with protein sequence MASRGDKGNGNGEEQIVETLAEVFRCFICMEKLVDAHLCPHCSKLCCYACVRRWLTEQRSQCPHCRAALHLHELVNCRWVEEVTQQIETMQQSNSASQRESFRDSTLNRCPTHQEKLTVYCWTCRRCICHQCALWGGTHSGHTFKPLEEVYEQHVTQIRDEVSQLRRRLMELISLVQDVERNVESVRAAKDERVREIRNAVELMISRLDSALKAKLLTLMGQKNSLTQETEQLEHLLQEIEHQLHSSTRKRTSSIMSELIAKSGELSKMIHQVRKKPMASFVTAPVPADFHSEIVPSYDSSTFPLTNFTQLQHAAAPVYSAPLHVNGLCWRLKVYPDGNGVVRGNYLSVFLELSAGLPETSKYEYRVEMLHQVSRDPSKNIVREFASDFEVGECWGYNRFFRLDLLASEGYLDPETDTLILRFQVRPPTFYQRCRDQQWYINQLITMQNQHILQINDLKERLSLEMSRNSIAATRAQNGSTTPQSNSGSNDTDNPSQNNPVDGNSLSDSIVFGNQWKFSAPHNIMSGQRLASPVVVNTGMFAEESRNNDVSSAAGGAFGYGDYPPLERRPAHAQHATHALDAGYNLPSTSRSANSLHVSGTDNMALVSLHTLLSAANAPSRVPSKLASKRQPEPRPDKHHVPAKESTLTAVSSSPVTETSNPATTNVVLCSSISSPELNASAKLEPGEPAPQHPLHAASESSSDTGDLMFSELEVFADENNPSHVDENSNEENDVDDETMSGENDIESAGGAGGAGSGADILRRLVCAVAGRVTPAGSDGVAPAPLAARAERDPQLSTAAHTDMLLLNLMRMNGLTPKHSRHSGSKRHWSGSAGSSESGASRRTCRAPASPAPPAPRPRRPPPLSPGQLRHRPGARHPATSCTVSQFGGSSPGTPERGAVSPVSAALHDYWPSVSSVSDNDDVDAVLDYNVNTDAQHVLNDTLFDMLLNSLSIEGGNSSGSARAATPPAQPWSPPAAPPDRAD encoded by the exons ATGGCCTCGCGAGGAGACAAAGGGAATGGAAATGGCGAGGAGCAGATCGTTGAG ACATTGGCGGAGGTGTTCCGCTGCTTCATCTGTATGGAGAAGCTGGTGGACGCACACCTCTGCCCGCACTGCTCGAAGCTGTGCTGCTACGCGTGTGTGCGACGATGGCTGACGGAGCAGCGCTCGCAGTGCCCGCACTGTCGCGCAGCCTTGCACCTGCACGAGCTCGTCAATTGCCGCTGGGTCGAGGAAGTCACCCAGCAAATCGAGACGATGCAGCAGAGCAACTCCGCTAGTCAGAGGGAGAGCTTCAGAGATAG CACCCTGAACAGGTGTCCCACGCATCAGGAGAAGCTGACTGTGTACTGCTGGACATGTCGGCGCTGCATCTGTCACCAGTGTGCTCTGTGGGGAGGCACCCACTCGGGACACACCTTCAAGCCGCTAGAGGAGGTGTACGAGCAACACGTCACTCAGATCCGTGATGAAGTGTCCCAGTTGAGGCGTAGACTAATGGAGCTTATCAGTCTGGTGCAAGATGTG GAGCGTAACGTGGAATCAGTACGTGCTGCCAAAGATGAGCGAGTGCGCGAGATTCGGAACGCCGTGGAACTAATGATATCGCGCCTGGACTCCGCTCTGAAGGCTAAACTCCTCACTCTGATGGGCCAGAAGAACAGCCTGACGCAGGAGACGGAACAACTTGAACATCTACTGCAAGAGATTGAACATCAACTGCATTCTAGTACTAG AAAGCGTACATCATCAATTAT gtctGAATTGATAGCCAAGAGTGGCGAACTTTCGAAGATGATTCACCAAGTTCGAAAGAAGCCGATGGCTAGCTTCGTGACTGCTCCCGTACCGGCCGATTTTCACAG TGAAATCGTCCCGAGCTACGATAGCAGCACGTTTCCCCTCACGAACTTCACGCAGCTGCAGCACGCGGCCGCCCCCGTCTATTCAGCACCTTTGCACGTGAACGGACTCTGTTGGCGCCTGAAGGTCTACCCTGATGGAAACGGCGTCGTCAGGGGAAACTACCTCTCGGTATTCCTCGAACTAAGCGCTGGATTACCTGAAACTTCCAa ATACGAGTACCGTGTGGAGATGCTGCACCAAGTGTCCCGCGATCCCTCCAAGAACATAGTGCGCGAGTTCGCGTCCGACTTCGAAGTTGGCGAGTGCTGGGGCTACAACCGCTTCTTCAGGCTCGACCTGCTCGCCAGCGAGGGCTACCTCGACCCTGAGACTGATACTCTTATACTTAG ATTCCAAGTGCGTCCGCCGACGTTCTACCAACGTTGCCGCGACCAGCAGTGGTACATCAACCAGCTGATCACCATGCAGAACCAGCACATCCTGCAGATTAATGATCTCAAAGAG CGTCTCTCCCTGGAAATGTCCCGCAACTCAATCGCGGCGACTCGTGCGCAGAACGGCTCCACCACTCCGCAGTCGAACTCTGGCAGCAACGACACGGACAACCCTTCTCAGAACAACCCCGTCGATGGCAACAGCCTGAGCGACTCCATCGTGTTCGGCAACCAGTGGAAGTTCAGTGCCCCACATAATATTATGAGTGGACAGAGACTTGCTAGTCCAG TGGTAGTGAACACTGGCATGTTCGCGGAGGAGTCGCGGAACAACGACGTGTCgtcggcggcgggcggcgcgttCGGCTACGGCGACTACCCGCCGCTCGAGCGACGCCCCGCGCATGCGCAGCACGCCACACATGCGCTAGACGCCGGGTACAACCTGCCCTCTACGTCACG ATCAGCGAACTCCCTGCACGTGTCGGGCACAGACAACATGGCTCTGGTGAGCCTGCACACTCTGCTGAGTGCCGCCAACGCGCCCAGCCGCGTGCCCAGCAAGCTGGCCAGCAAGCGCCAGCCCGAGCCCAGGCCGGACAAGCATCATGTGCCTGCTAAGGAGTCTACCCTTACCG CGGTATCCAGCAGCCCAGTAACCGAAACCAGTAACCCAGCCACCACCAACGTGGTGCTGTGCTCGTCCATCTCGTCTCCGGAGCTGAACGCGAGCGCCAAGCTGGAGCCCGGCGAGCCCGCGCCGCAGCACCCCCTGCATGCTGCGTCCGAGAGCAGCAGCGATACTGGG GATTTGATGTTCAGCGAACTAGAAGTGTTCGCCGATGAAAACAACCCCAGTCACGTGGACGAGAACTCTAACGAAGAGAACGATGTCGACGACGAAACTATGTCAG GTGAGAACGACATCGAGtcagcgggcggcgcgggcggggcggggTCGGGCGCGGACATCCTGCGGCGCCTGGTGTGCGCGGTGGCGGGGCGCGTGACGCCGGCGGGCTCGGACGGCgtggcgcccgcgccgctcgccGCGCGCGCCGAGCGCGACCCGCAGCTGTCCACCGCCGCGCACACCGACATGCTGCTGCTCAACCTCATGCGCATGAACGGACTCACGCCCAAACATTCCAGACATT CAGGCAGCAAACGTCACTGGTCGGGCAGCGCCGGCAGCTCGGAGAGCGGCGCCAGTCGACGCACGTGCCGCGCCCCCGCctcccccgcgccgcccgcgccccgcccgcgccgcccgccgccgctgTCGCCCGGACAGCTGCGCCACCGCCCCGGCGCCAGGCATCCCGCCACAT CATGCACAGTGAGCCAGTTCGGCGGGTCGTCGCCGGGCACGCcggagcgcggcgcggtgtCGCCGGTGTCGGCCGCGCTGCACGACTACTGGCCCTCCGTGTCCTCCGTCAGCGACAACGACGACGTCGACGCCGTGCTCGACTACAACGTAAATACTGATGCTCAGCATGTGCTTAAT GACACGCTATTCGACATGCTGCTGAACAGCTTGTCGATCGAGGGCGGCAACTCGAGCGGCTCCGCCCGCGCCGCCACGCCCCCCGCGCAGCCCTGGTCCCCGCCCGCCGCTCCGCCCGACCGCGCGGACTGA
- the LOC110378720 gene encoding uncharacterized protein LOC110378720 isoform X6 → MASRGDKGNGNGEEQIVETLAEVFRCFICMEKLVDAHLCPHCSKLCCYACVRRWLTEQRSQCPHCRAALHLHELVNCRWVEEVTQQIETMQQSNSASQRESFRDSTLNRCPTHQEKLTVYCWTCRRCICHQCALWGGTHSGHTFKPLEEVYEQHVTQIRDEVSQLRRRLMELISLVQDVERNVESVRAAKDERVREIRNAVELMISRLDSALKAKLLTLMGQKNSLTQETEQLEHLLQEIEHQLHSSTRKRTSSIMSELIAKSGELSKMIHQVRKKPMASFVTAPVPADFHSEIVPSYDSSTFPLTNFTQLQHAAAPVYSAPLHVNGLCWRLKVYPDGNGVVRGNYLSVFLELSAGLPETSNTAKLRVGKRYEYRVEMLHQVSRDPSKNIVREFASDFEVGECWGYNRFFRLDLLASEGYLDPETDTLILRFQVRPPTFYQRCRDQQWYINQLITMQNQHILQINDLKERLSLEMSRNSIAATRAQNGSTTPQSNSGSNDTDNPSQNNPVDGNSLSDSIVFGNQWKFSAPHNIMSGQRLASPVVVNTGMFAEESRNNDVSSAAGGAFGYGDYPPLERRPAHAQHATHALDAGYNLPSTSRSANSLHVSGTDNMALVSLHTLLSAANAPSRVPSKLASKRQPEPRPDKHHVPAKESTLTAVSSSPVTETSNPATTNVVLCSSISSPELNASAKLEPGEPAPQHPLHAASESSSDTGDLMFSELEVFADENNPSHVDENSNEENDVDDETMSGENDIESAGGAGGAGSGADILRRLVCAVAGRVTPAGSDGVAPAPLAARAERDPQLSTAAHTDMLLLNLMRMNGLTPKHSRHSGSKRHWSGSAGSSESGASRRTCRAPASPAPPAPRPRRPPPLSPGQLRHRPGARHPATSCTVSQFGGSSPGTPERGAVSPVSAALHDYWPSVSSVSDNDDVDAVLDYNDTLFDMLLNSLSIEGGNSSGSARAATPPAQPWSPPAAPPDRAD, encoded by the exons ATGGCCTCGCGAGGAGACAAAGGGAATGGAAATGGCGAGGAGCAGATCGTTGAG ACATTGGCGGAGGTGTTCCGCTGCTTCATCTGTATGGAGAAGCTGGTGGACGCACACCTCTGCCCGCACTGCTCGAAGCTGTGCTGCTACGCGTGTGTGCGACGATGGCTGACGGAGCAGCGCTCGCAGTGCCCGCACTGTCGCGCAGCCTTGCACCTGCACGAGCTCGTCAATTGCCGCTGGGTCGAGGAAGTCACCCAGCAAATCGAGACGATGCAGCAGAGCAACTCCGCTAGTCAGAGGGAGAGCTTCAGAGATAG CACCCTGAACAGGTGTCCCACGCATCAGGAGAAGCTGACTGTGTACTGCTGGACATGTCGGCGCTGCATCTGTCACCAGTGTGCTCTGTGGGGAGGCACCCACTCGGGACACACCTTCAAGCCGCTAGAGGAGGTGTACGAGCAACACGTCACTCAGATCCGTGATGAAGTGTCCCAGTTGAGGCGTAGACTAATGGAGCTTATCAGTCTGGTGCAAGATGTG GAGCGTAACGTGGAATCAGTACGTGCTGCCAAAGATGAGCGAGTGCGCGAGATTCGGAACGCCGTGGAACTAATGATATCGCGCCTGGACTCCGCTCTGAAGGCTAAACTCCTCACTCTGATGGGCCAGAAGAACAGCCTGACGCAGGAGACGGAACAACTTGAACATCTACTGCAAGAGATTGAACATCAACTGCATTCTAGTACTAG AAAGCGTACATCATCAATTAT gtctGAATTGATAGCCAAGAGTGGCGAACTTTCGAAGATGATTCACCAAGTTCGAAAGAAGCCGATGGCTAGCTTCGTGACTGCTCCCGTACCGGCCGATTTTCACAG TGAAATCGTCCCGAGCTACGATAGCAGCACGTTTCCCCTCACGAACTTCACGCAGCTGCAGCACGCGGCCGCCCCCGTCTATTCAGCACCTTTGCACGTGAACGGACTCTGTTGGCGCCTGAAGGTCTACCCTGATGGAAACGGCGTCGTCAGGGGAAACTACCTCTCGGTATTCCTCGAACTAAGCGCTGGATTACCTGAAACTTCCAa CACTGCTAAGTTAAGAGTAGGCAAGAG ATACGAGTACCGTGTGGAGATGCTGCACCAAGTGTCCCGCGATCCCTCCAAGAACATAGTGCGCGAGTTCGCGTCCGACTTCGAAGTTGGCGAGTGCTGGGGCTACAACCGCTTCTTCAGGCTCGACCTGCTCGCCAGCGAGGGCTACCTCGACCCTGAGACTGATACTCTTATACTTAG ATTCCAAGTGCGTCCGCCGACGTTCTACCAACGTTGCCGCGACCAGCAGTGGTACATCAACCAGCTGATCACCATGCAGAACCAGCACATCCTGCAGATTAATGATCTCAAAGAG CGTCTCTCCCTGGAAATGTCCCGCAACTCAATCGCGGCGACTCGTGCGCAGAACGGCTCCACCACTCCGCAGTCGAACTCTGGCAGCAACGACACGGACAACCCTTCTCAGAACAACCCCGTCGATGGCAACAGCCTGAGCGACTCCATCGTGTTCGGCAACCAGTGGAAGTTCAGTGCCCCACATAATATTATGAGTGGACAGAGACTTGCTAGTCCAG TGGTAGTGAACACTGGCATGTTCGCGGAGGAGTCGCGGAACAACGACGTGTCgtcggcggcgggcggcgcgttCGGCTACGGCGACTACCCGCCGCTCGAGCGACGCCCCGCGCATGCGCAGCACGCCACACATGCGCTAGACGCCGGGTACAACCTGCCCTCTACGTCACG ATCAGCGAACTCCCTGCACGTGTCGGGCACAGACAACATGGCTCTGGTGAGCCTGCACACTCTGCTGAGTGCCGCCAACGCGCCCAGCCGCGTGCCCAGCAAGCTGGCCAGCAAGCGCCAGCCCGAGCCCAGGCCGGACAAGCATCATGTGCCTGCTAAGGAGTCTACCCTTACCG CGGTATCCAGCAGCCCAGTAACCGAAACCAGTAACCCAGCCACCACCAACGTGGTGCTGTGCTCGTCCATCTCGTCTCCGGAGCTGAACGCGAGCGCCAAGCTGGAGCCCGGCGAGCCCGCGCCGCAGCACCCCCTGCATGCTGCGTCCGAGAGCAGCAGCGATACTGGG GATTTGATGTTCAGCGAACTAGAAGTGTTCGCCGATGAAAACAACCCCAGTCACGTGGACGAGAACTCTAACGAAGAGAACGATGTCGACGACGAAACTATGTCAG GTGAGAACGACATCGAGtcagcgggcggcgcgggcggggcggggTCGGGCGCGGACATCCTGCGGCGCCTGGTGTGCGCGGTGGCGGGGCGCGTGACGCCGGCGGGCTCGGACGGCgtggcgcccgcgccgctcgccGCGCGCGCCGAGCGCGACCCGCAGCTGTCCACCGCCGCGCACACCGACATGCTGCTGCTCAACCTCATGCGCATGAACGGACTCACGCCCAAACATTCCAGACATT CAGGCAGCAAACGTCACTGGTCGGGCAGCGCCGGCAGCTCGGAGAGCGGCGCCAGTCGACGCACGTGCCGCGCCCCCGCctcccccgcgccgcccgcgccccgcccgcgccgcccgccgccgctgTCGCCCGGACAGCTGCGCCACCGCCCCGGCGCCAGGCATCCCGCCACAT CATGCACAGTGAGCCAGTTCGGCGGGTCGTCGCCGGGCACGCcggagcgcggcgcggtgtCGCCGGTGTCGGCCGCGCTGCACGACTACTGGCCCTCCGTGTCCTCCGTCAGCGACAACGACGACGTCGACGCCGTGCTCGACTACAAC GACACGCTATTCGACATGCTGCTGAACAGCTTGTCGATCGAGGGCGGCAACTCGAGCGGCTCCGCCCGCGCCGCCACGCCCCCCGCGCAGCCCTGGTCCCCGCCCGCCGCTCCGCCCGACCGCGCGGACTGA